A window from uncultured Desulfobacter sp. encodes these proteins:
- a CDS encoding PEP-CTERM sorting domain-containing protein: protein MKKNFKIFIPIVLLAFSFLPVAYSAPNIDGVMSYTDADDWGGGSVTRTSKFRAGAEWVYTWDGWQEYAGTSLANVVVEEGAVAAGDPNVYDVEELGVYIEDKYLYIGLQTQYNISTPAGTSGVVNAGDFIFTFGDSDDTTFSDYNDGNYAFAFDFTIDSNGVVDITYLSGDMTGTGVGSSVNNYGTDWGIASASIDTSVTGTEIEFTYGYSDHDADSKDNCYSDGKYTLELAINLDSLSDELSTLLSNPGDHDSLSMYWQPSCGNDFLAAKTDFDYTPPSGGASPTPEPATMLLFGMGLLCASAWRRRRSRSEKFD from the coding sequence ATGAAAAAAAATTTTAAAATATTCATTCCAATTGTACTTTTAGCTTTTTCCTTTTTGCCTGTGGCGTATTCGGCTCCGAATATTGATGGCGTCATGTCCTATACTGATGCTGATGACTGGGGGGGGGGGAGTGTAACAAGAACCAGTAAATTTAGAGCTGGGGCAGAGTGGGTGTATACTTGGGACGGTTGGCAGGAATATGCTGGTACAAGCCTTGCTAATGTTGTCGTAGAGGAAGGGGCTGTTGCTGCGGGGGACCCAAACGTTTATGATGTTGAAGAATTGGGTGTATATATAGAGGACAAGTATCTTTATATCGGATTACAGACTCAGTATAATATCTCTACACCTGCTGGGACTTCTGGTGTAGTAAATGCAGGAGATTTTATATTTACCTTCGGTGATAGCGACGATACTACATTTAGCGACTACAATGACGGAAATTACGCATTTGCCTTTGATTTTACTATTGATTCTAACGGAGTTGTTGATATTACCTATCTATCTGGCGATATGACCGGTACCGGCGTCGGTTCATCTGTAAATAACTATGGAACGGACTGGGGAATTGCATCTGCCTCTATCGACACCAGTGTTACCGGCACTGAGATCGAATTTACTTATGGGTATTCAGACCATGATGCAGATTCTAAAGACAACTGTTACTCTGACGGTAAATATACCCTGGAGTTGGCCATTAATCTTGACTCATTGTCTGACGAGCTGAGCACCCTTTTGAGTAATCCTGGTGATCATGATTCCCTCTCCATGTACTGGCAACCGTCCTGTGGAAATGATTTTCTGGCTGCAAAAACTGATTTTGATTATACCCCTCCCTCAGGAGGGGCAAGTCCAACACCTGAGCCCGCAACTATGCTGCTGTTCGGAATGGGATTGCTGTGTGCCAGCGCATGGAGAAGACGGAGAAGTCGTTCAGAAAAATTTGATTAA
- a CDS encoding CPBP family glutamic-type intramembrane protease — protein MSRKWKNMDLLIPYAAPYFAYVALSSVLHDKLPEEILYIIKLVIVPGLLIWAWKWYVPLTGPKNKWASCLWGIIFGLIGLVVWCGLYAPFTTPEDGVPWSDLGFILRLLTAGFVVPVFEELFMRGFVFRVALQWDLLRRQKTPHAFSLALDERSIFDVAPGQWTGYAIVISTVIFAAGHLVGEWPAAIAYGLLMALLWILRKDLISCIVAHGTTNIGLALYVYYFGHWELW, from the coding sequence GTGAGTAGAAAATGGAAAAATATGGACCTGCTGATACCCTATGCAGCACCGTATTTTGCGTATGTGGCACTTTCGTCTGTTCTTCATGATAAGCTGCCTGAAGAAATCCTATACATAATCAAGCTGGTCATTGTGCCCGGGCTTTTGATCTGGGCCTGGAAGTGGTACGTTCCTTTAACTGGGCCTAAGAATAAATGGGCCTCCTGTTTGTGGGGAATCATCTTCGGGCTCATTGGGCTGGTGGTATGGTGCGGATTATATGCGCCGTTTACAACCCCGGAAGATGGTGTGCCGTGGTCTGATCTTGGATTCATCCTAAGGCTTTTAACGGCCGGTTTTGTGGTACCGGTCTTTGAAGAGCTGTTCATGCGCGGTTTTGTCTTTCGAGTTGCACTGCAGTGGGATCTCTTGCGCAGGCAAAAAACGCCACATGCGTTTTCTTTGGCCCTGGACGAGCGCAGTATTTTTGATGTAGCACCCGGACAATGGACCGGTTACGCCATTGTGATTTCAACTGTTATTTTTGCGGCCGGCCATCTGGTTGGCGAATGGCCAGCTGCCATTGCTTACGGACTGCTCATGGCCCTTTTGTGGATATTAAGAAAGGATCTGATTTCCTGCATTGTTGCCCACGGGACAACCAACATCGGATTGGCACTTTACGTCTATTACTTCGGGCACTGGGAGTTGTGGTAA
- a CDS encoding AAA family ATPase translates to MYNEFYNLKLSPFKISCDPAFMWFGEKHQEALATLKYGILDNKGFLLLTGDVGTGKTSLINALIQSLEQDIIYTSVPDPSLIKLDFFNYIASSFGIDKEFTSKGAFLAHFKKFLLSASEKNKKVLLIIDEAQLLTQEMLEEIRLLSNIEKPDAKLINIFFIGQNEFNEILNQPQNRAVLQRMTLNFNLEPLTPEEVDAYICHRLKVAGTQERLFDWDAIQEIFLYSGGFPRRINILCDHAMLSGFVKEQRLIDATIVKECAKELKIPAHVDNRDLNAMFEPRAYSSNKNNAPKESPSKTVVPNSTVQHPNFPAPPVQQPENKLFSWDKLVILICFFLFAWYFMFPDHFIATLSQVKQSFNQSQNIPIGQNTGQTIQPGNRLGVQNPPPPETDNPSNSETYAEKKVQGRAQNPGELMFAIKPPETNIASGQKNLPPPLPEEKITVRFKYDGDAIIEKDLKKLEALSKSLIAHQNSKILITGYTDAMENGTYNVKLSEFRANIVKSFLLGIGVKNYQMRIQGRGSQDPIESNDTVWGRMMNRRVEIEVIN, encoded by the coding sequence ATGTACAATGAATTCTACAATCTCAAGTTATCCCCCTTTAAGATCAGCTGTGATCCCGCATTCATGTGGTTCGGGGAAAAACACCAGGAAGCCCTTGCCACCCTTAAATACGGCATTCTCGACAACAAGGGATTTCTGCTATTAACCGGGGATGTGGGCACCGGAAAAACCTCCCTGATCAATGCATTAATCCAGAGCCTGGAACAGGACATCATCTACACATCCGTGCCGGATCCAAGCCTGATTAAACTTGATTTTTTCAATTATATCGCCTCATCTTTCGGCATAGACAAAGAGTTTACCTCCAAGGGTGCATTTCTTGCTCATTTCAAAAAATTTTTACTCAGCGCCAGTGAAAAAAATAAAAAGGTGCTGTTGATCATTGACGAAGCCCAGCTGCTGACCCAGGAAATGCTTGAAGAGATACGCCTGCTGTCCAATATTGAAAAGCCCGATGCAAAGCTGATCAATATTTTTTTCATAGGGCAAAACGAATTCAACGAAATCTTAAACCAGCCACAAAACCGGGCGGTTCTCCAGCGAATGACCCTCAACTTCAACCTGGAGCCCTTGACCCCGGAAGAGGTAGATGCATATATCTGCCATCGGCTCAAGGTAGCAGGCACCCAGGAGCGGCTGTTTGATTGGGATGCGATCCAGGAAATTTTTCTATATTCAGGGGGATTCCCAAGACGCATAAATATTTTATGCGATCATGCCATGTTGTCCGGATTTGTAAAAGAACAGCGGCTCATTGATGCAACTATTGTAAAGGAATGCGCAAAGGAACTGAAAATTCCGGCCCATGTCGATAATCGAGACTTAAATGCAATGTTTGAACCAAGGGCTTACTCTTCAAACAAAAACAATGCCCCAAAAGAGTCGCCGTCTAAAACGGTTGTGCCCAATTCAACTGTGCAGCATCCGAACTTTCCAGCTCCACCGGTTCAACAACCGGAAAACAAACTATTTTCATGGGACAAACTGGTCATTTTAATATGCTTTTTTCTTTTCGCCTGGTACTTTATGTTTCCGGACCATTTCATCGCCACGCTTTCCCAGGTAAAACAATCTTTTAATCAAAGTCAGAATATACCAATAGGGCAAAACACGGGGCAAACCATTCAGCCGGGGAATCGGCTTGGTGTTCAAAATCCCCCCCCCCCGGAAACAGATAACCCCTCCAATAGTGAGACTTACGCTGAAAAAAAGGTTCAGGGACGCGCTCAAAATCCAGGCGAACTGATGTTTGCCATCAAACCGCCGGAAACGAATATAGCATCAGGGCAGAAAAATCTTCCTCCCCCACTTCCAGAAGAAAAAATTACAGTCCGGTTTAAATATGACGGTGACGCCATCATTGAAAAAGACCTGAAAAAACTTGAAGCACTTTCAAAATCCCTGATTGCGCATCAAAATTCAAAAATTTTAATTACCGGATATACCGACGCCATGGAGAATGGTACGTATAATGTTAAACTATCCGAATTCCGGGCCAATATTGTCAAAAGCTTTCTCCTAGGGATAGGAGTCAAAAACTACCAGATGAGAATCCAGGGCCGAGGCAGCCAAGACCCTATTGAAAGCAATGATACGGTATGGGGACGCATGATGAACCGCAGAGTTGAAATAGAAGTGATTAATTAA
- a CDS encoding TIGR03790 family protein has product MRFFIVILVTSCALLSFSGLPALALSPDEVLVVANRNAANSVGLATWYMEKRKIPKENLLQVFVTDKETCSRETYLKKIVPPVRRALAKNLKINAVVTIYGLPLRIASPGMTKDEQARMDQLTEQKKKIEALKEKNGQLTEDQKKTLNQKNNQIKQFKTSTDKTASLDSELMLVKKETYKINFWLPNPFFLPWRSQKSAIDRSEVIMVSRLDGPDPSIVKRIVNDSIEAETKGLSGTAYFDARWKDPGQKQVAGYGLYDKSIHEAAGRLKKEGIKVVLDDKQDLFQPGDCPNAALYCGWYRLANYVDSFTWEKGSVGFHIASSECSTLRNQNSNVWCKRMLDKGIAATIGPVGEPYVQSFPMPEIFFDFLTKGKLTLAEAYLISLPYLSWKQVLVGDPLYRVKINTP; this is encoded by the coding sequence ATGCGTTTTTTTATTGTTATACTTGTAACCTCATGTGCCCTATTAAGTTTTTCCGGCTTACCGGCATTGGCTTTATCTCCGGATGAAGTACTTGTTGTTGCCAACCGCAATGCCGCCAACAGCGTTGGACTTGCCACCTGGTACATGGAGAAGCGAAAAATCCCAAAAGAAAACCTGCTGCAGGTCTTTGTCACGGATAAAGAGACATGTTCACGGGAAACTTACTTAAAAAAAATCGTCCCCCCGGTCCGCCGAGCCTTGGCAAAAAATCTAAAGATCAACGCCGTTGTAACCATATATGGACTTCCCTTAAGAATTGCGTCACCAGGGATGACAAAAGATGAGCAGGCTCGGATGGATCAGTTAACTGAGCAAAAAAAAAAGATTGAAGCGCTGAAAGAAAAAAACGGGCAGTTAACTGAAGATCAAAAAAAAACGCTGAACCAAAAAAATAACCAGATCAAACAATTCAAAACATCCACGGACAAAACCGCATCCCTTGACTCGGAGCTAATGCTTGTCAAAAAAGAGACATACAAGATCAACTTCTGGCTGCCCAACCCCTTTTTCCTGCCGTGGCGCTCCCAGAAATCGGCCATTGATAGATCTGAAGTAATCATGGTCAGCCGCCTGGACGGGCCTGACCCAAGCATTGTCAAACGAATCGTAAATGACAGTATTGAAGCTGAAACAAAGGGGTTGTCAGGCACCGCCTACTTCGATGCTAGATGGAAAGATCCCGGTCAAAAACAAGTTGCCGGGTATGGGCTATATGATAAATCCATTCATGAAGCCGCAGGCCGTCTAAAAAAAGAAGGGATAAAAGTGGTGCTGGATGATAAACAGGATTTATTTCAGCCCGGAGATTGCCCCAATGCAGCCCTGTACTGTGGGTGGTACCGTCTGGCCAACTATGTTGATTCGTTCACTTGGGAAAAAGGATCTGTAGGATTTCATATTGCAAGTTCGGAATGTTCTACGCTCAGAAATCAAAACAGCAATGTCTGGTGCAAAAGAATGCTGGACAAAGGCATCGCAGCAACAATCGGCCCTGTGGGAGAGCCCTACGTCCAGTCTTTTCCTATGCCGGAAATATTCTTTGATTTTCTTACCAAGGGCAAACTGACCCTGGCCGAAGCCTACCTGATCAGCCTGCCGTATCTATCCTGGAAACAAGTACTTGTGGGGGATCCTTTGTATCGGGTAAAAATTAATACCCCATAA
- a CDS encoding SDR family oxidoreductase, whose protein sequence is MRFTSIQQELKNNPKSWLITGCAGFIGSNLLETLLNLGQTVTGLDNFSTGFQHNLDQVKEAVNPEAWQKFSFVEGDITNADTCQAVCKGQDYVLHQAALGSVPRSVADPLTTNENNITGFLNMLTAARDANVKRFVYAASSSTYGDHPTLPKQEENIGNPLSPYAVTKLVNELYARVFASTYGFKSIGLRYFNVFGRRQDPNGAYAAVIPLWFGALIRKNKVYINGDGETSRDFCFIDNCVQANLLAATANDDAADQVYNVAFGQRTTLNQLFSLIRDRVAKTLPNRAGITADYREFRPGDVRHSLADISKAQNLLGYSPQYSVEEGLDMASLWYMNHLNKPGKI, encoded by the coding sequence ATGCGGTTCACATCAATCCAGCAAGAATTAAAAAACAATCCAAAATCCTGGCTCATCACCGGATGTGCCGGGTTTATCGGCTCCAATCTCCTGGAAACTTTGCTTAATCTTGGGCAAACAGTGACCGGCCTGGACAATTTTTCCACAGGATTTCAGCATAATTTAGATCAGGTCAAAGAGGCGGTAAATCCCGAAGCATGGCAGAAATTCTCCTTTGTTGAAGGGGATATCACCAATGCCGACACTTGCCAAGCTGTTTGCAAAGGCCAGGATTATGTACTTCACCAGGCTGCTTTGGGTTCTGTTCCCCGCTCCGTTGCCGACCCCTTGACCACCAATGAAAATAACATCACAGGATTTTTAAATATGCTGACCGCAGCCCGGGATGCAAACGTAAAGCGATTTGTATATGCGGCTTCAAGTTCCACCTATGGGGACCACCCAACACTTCCCAAACAAGAAGAAAATATCGGCAATCCGCTTTCTCCATATGCCGTAACAAAGCTGGTCAATGAACTTTACGCCCGGGTGTTTGCCTCAACCTACGGATTTAAAAGTATCGGGTTGCGGTATTTCAATGTATTCGGCCGCCGCCAGGACCCTAACGGAGCCTATGCAGCCGTGATCCCTTTGTGGTTTGGAGCATTGATCCGTAAAAATAAGGTTTATATAAATGGCGACGGAGAAACCAGCCGGGATTTTTGTTTCATTGATAATTGCGTCCAGGCCAATCTGCTGGCTGCAACGGCCAATGATGATGCCGCCGATCAGGTATACAATGTCGCATTTGGACAGCGTACCACATTAAATCAACTCTTTTCATTGATCCGTGACCGGGTGGCCAAAACCCTGCCGAACCGAGCCGGGATAACGGCAGATTACAGGGAATTCAGGCCGGGAGATGTTCGCCATTCCCTGGCAGATATATCCAAAGCCCAAAATCTTTTGGGCTACAGCCCGCAATACTCGGTTGAGGAGGGCCTTGATATGGCATCCCTCTGGTATATGAACCATTTGAACAAGCCAGGAAAGATATAA